A window of the Longimicrobiaceae bacterium genome harbors these coding sequences:
- a CDS encoding AI-2E family transporter — protein MPDQPRPEETSSVPPAAVAARREPFGPVPLRPEHLYKAVGLFFLFAFFYRFFAEISHVLLLLYATAILAVALNALIRRLPAKRKWMTAAVGLFIFACIGAALTFGIGALIGQVRSLAGQAPMMETRLHGWEGWLRETTGLNVNLISPETLSAVQDNLLHGSAGKSILGKARGLVELLAIPVFILFGGLFAVANPNRNLLDGVMRVAPRDLRPAVRRILELLAGRILGWLKGTLIGMACVGALSCILFWIIGVPNALLLGVISGIAEFIPLAGPWIGGLVATSVAFLDSPTKGMWTAVAAIGVQQFENHIIIPWAMSKAADVHPLVTIFALLLFGSLFGFLGVVLAIPLVLLFWTIIEVLWVERAIDTDGDHIHPVVSE, from the coding sequence ATGCCGGACCAGCCCCGCCCCGAGGAGACGTCGAGCGTGCCGCCCGCCGCGGTGGCGGCGCGCCGGGAGCCCTTCGGCCCCGTGCCGCTGCGGCCGGAGCACCTGTACAAGGCGGTGGGCCTCTTCTTCCTGTTCGCGTTCTTCTACCGCTTCTTCGCGGAGATCTCGCACGTCCTGCTGCTGCTGTACGCTACCGCGATCCTGGCCGTGGCGCTCAACGCGCTCATCCGCCGCCTGCCCGCCAAGCGCAAGTGGATGACGGCGGCCGTGGGCCTCTTCATCTTCGCCTGCATCGGGGCGGCGCTCACGTTCGGCATCGGCGCGCTCATCGGGCAAGTGCGCAGCCTGGCCGGCCAGGCGCCCATGATGGAGACGCGGCTGCACGGCTGGGAAGGCTGGCTGCGCGAGACCACGGGCCTGAACGTGAACCTGATCAGCCCGGAGACGCTGTCGGCCGTGCAGGACAACCTGCTGCACGGCTCGGCGGGCAAGAGCATCCTGGGCAAGGCCCGCGGGCTGGTGGAGCTTCTCGCCATCCCCGTCTTCATCCTCTTCGGCGGGCTCTTCGCGGTCGCCAACCCCAACCGCAACCTGCTGGACGGGGTGATGCGCGTGGCACCGCGCGACCTCCGCCCCGCCGTGCGCCGCATCCTGGAATTGCTCGCGGGCCGCATCCTGGGCTGGCTGAAAGGCACGCTAATCGGGATGGCGTGCGTGGGGGCGCTGAGCTGCATCCTGTTCTGGATCATCGGCGTGCCCAACGCCCTGCTGCTGGGCGTGATCAGCGGGATCGCCGAGTTCATCCCGCTGGCCGGCCCGTGGATCGGCGGGCTGGTCGCCACGTCGGTCGCGTTCCTGGACAGCCCCACGAAGGGGATGTGGACCGCCGTGGCCGCCATCGGCGTGCAGCAGTTCGAGAACCACATCATCATCCCGTGGGCCATGTCGAAGGCGGCCGACGTGCACCCGCTGGTGACCATCTTCGCGCTGCTCCTCTTCGGCAGCCTCTTCGGTTTCCTGGGCGTGGTGCTCGCGATCCCGCTGGTGCTGCTCTTCTGGACCATCATCGAGGTCCTGTGGGTCGAGCGCGCCATCGACACCGACGGCGACCACATCCACC
- a CDS encoding response regulator, giving the protein MQHTPPTVLVIDDQPDERRIQRAMLEHLGYTVREAPDGAAGLSLARDDPPDLVLLDVAMPRMDGFQVCRALRADPVTSGVPVLLFTASVVGDLARMAREAGADAVLSKPVNPRLVAAEVARLLDQRRAG; this is encoded by the coding sequence GTGCAGCACACACCGCCAACGGTGCTGGTGATCGACGACCAGCCCGACGAGCGCCGCATCCAGCGCGCCATGCTGGAGCACCTGGGCTACACGGTGCGCGAGGCGCCCGACGGCGCCGCGGGCCTCAGCCTGGCCCGCGACGACCCGCCGGATCTGGTGCTGCTGGACGTGGCCATGCCGCGCATGGATGGCTTCCAGGTGTGCCGCGCCCTGCGCGCGGACCCGGTCACCAGCGGCGTGCCCGTGCTGCTCTTCACCGCATCGGTGGTGGGCGACCTGGCCCGCATGGCGCGCGAGGCGGGGGCGGACGCGGTGCTCTCCAAGCCGGTGAACCCGCGCCTCGTCGCCGCGGAGGTGGCTCGCCTCCTGGACCAACGCCGCGCCGGGTGA